A region from the uncultured Holophaga sp. genome encodes:
- the gltB gene encoding glutamate synthase large subunit, whose translation MPKDDAKPSKAAGRPGLPAKQGLYDPRFEHDACGMGIVVNIDGTRNHRIVDQALTVLTNLTHRGARGSEPNSGDGAGIMIQIPHKFFQKRAEQKGFRLPEPGEYGVGVVFMPPEAAHQRAIEVHFEKIIAAEGQKVLGWLPVNVDGSDLGETARRAEPRQRQVFIARNPQITDDMEFERKLYVIRKRAENEIRYGGNLTNGEYFYVSSLSFKTVVYKGQFVSDQVRGYFTDLADPDVESALALVHSRFSTNTFPSWERAHPYRYIIHNGEINTLRGNVNWIRAQEDSLESELFGTDMEKILPIIQPDGSDSAMFDNCVEFLTLAGRPLPHAMMMMIPEPWSRHETMDDEKKAFYEYHAHLMEPWDGPAAMGFTDGVVVGAMLDRNGLRPARYYVTKDNQLILGSEVGVLPIPPENVAKLGRLEPGRMLLVDTAQQRIISDDEIKHQIATEHPYRDWLNKYQVRLEDLPAPKAEQLHKTDYETIIKRQRAFGYTDEDLRLILAPMAENAIEPIGAMGTDTPLAVLSNKPKLLYNYFKQLFAQVTNPPIDAIREELIIATEVMVGADSNLLKPTPQNCHQLRLDYPILTNEELAQVRSSKIPGFVTTTLPFLYKAGSGAKGMVQGLEDLFAAADAAIARGINLIVLSDRGVDQERAAIPALLAVAALHHHLVRNGSRTRIGLIVESGEPREVHHFAALIGYGATAICPYLAYESIDNMIMLGQIMTVDREKGYKNYVKAAIKGVVKTLSKMGISTVQSYCGAQIFEAVGIHQSVIDKYFTNTPSRIGGVDLEVIAQEAEIRHEAGYPSHPTNEEQTLVVGGEYQWRKEGEYHLWNPETIYNLQQAVWTGSYDTFKQYSQAINEQDTSLKTIRGLFQFKFANQPIPLEEVESVEAIVRRFKGGAMSFGSISKEAHETIAIAMNRLGGKSNSGEGGEDPERFKPLANGDSKCSAIKQVASGRFGVTSDYLVSAKEIQIKMAQGAKPGEGGQLPGRKVYPWVAKERHSTPGVGLISPPPHHDIYSIEDLAELIHDLKNANRRARINVKLVSEIGVGTIAAGVAKAHADVVLVSGFDGGTGASPVSSIKHTGLPWELGLAETHQTLVLNKLRDRIVVETDGQLKTGRDVVVAALLGAEEYGFATTLLVTMGCVLLRACHLDTCEVGVATQNPELRKNFKGKPEYIVNFLTFIAQEVREYMAQLGFRTIDEMIGRSDCLEMKEAVDHWKAKGLDYSELLYRPDMGSDVAVRCVQTQDHGLEQSLDHRVLLGLAEPALERGEKVEATLDIHSLNRVVGTILGSEVTRKYGAAGLPEDTIRLTFQGSAGQSFAAFVPKGMTMLLEGDANDYIGKGLSGGKLAVYPPKSATFVAEENIIIGNVAFYGATSGEAYIRGMAGERFCVRNSGVTTVVEGVGDHGCEYMTGGRVVILGRTGRNFAAGMSGGVAYVFDEKGSFPIHCNQEMVALENLTAKDEAELKSLIENHASATGSAVAKRILANWAASLPKFVKVMPKDYKRMLEAFEEVAAKGLSGEEAIMAAFELNKNDKTRVSGN comes from the coding sequence TTGCCCAAAGATGATGCCAAGCCCTCCAAAGCCGCAGGCCGTCCGGGCCTGCCGGCCAAGCAGGGGCTCTACGACCCCCGCTTCGAGCACGATGCCTGCGGCATGGGCATCGTCGTCAACATCGACGGCACCCGCAATCATCGCATCGTGGACCAAGCCCTCACGGTCCTGACCAACCTCACCCACCGGGGTGCCCGCGGCTCCGAGCCCAACTCCGGTGATGGCGCTGGCATCATGATCCAGATCCCCCACAAGTTCTTCCAGAAGCGGGCCGAGCAGAAGGGCTTCCGCCTGCCGGAACCCGGTGAATACGGCGTGGGTGTCGTCTTCATGCCCCCCGAGGCCGCTCATCAGCGGGCTATCGAGGTCCACTTCGAAAAGATCATTGCCGCCGAGGGTCAGAAGGTCCTGGGCTGGCTGCCAGTGAACGTGGACGGCTCCGACCTAGGGGAGACCGCCCGCCGCGCCGAGCCCCGCCAGCGCCAGGTCTTCATCGCCCGCAACCCCCAGATCACCGATGACATGGAGTTCGAGCGCAAGCTCTACGTCATCCGCAAGCGCGCCGAGAACGAGATCCGCTACGGCGGGAACCTCACCAATGGTGAGTATTTCTATGTCTCCAGCCTCTCCTTCAAGACCGTGGTCTACAAGGGCCAGTTCGTCTCGGACCAGGTTCGGGGCTACTTCACCGACCTGGCCGATCCCGATGTCGAGAGCGCCCTGGCCCTGGTCCACTCCCGCTTCAGCACCAACACTTTCCCCAGCTGGGAGCGGGCCCATCCCTACCGCTACATCATCCACAACGGCGAGATCAACACGCTGCGCGGCAACGTCAACTGGATCCGGGCCCAGGAGGACTCCCTCGAGTCCGAGCTCTTCGGCACAGACATGGAAAAGATCCTGCCCATCATCCAGCCGGATGGCAGCGATTCCGCCATGTTCGACAACTGTGTGGAGTTCCTGACCCTGGCCGGGCGCCCCTTGCCCCATGCCATGATGATGATGATCCCCGAACCCTGGTCCCGCCACGAGACCATGGACGATGAAAAGAAGGCCTTCTACGAGTACCACGCCCACCTGATGGAGCCCTGGGACGGCCCCGCCGCCATGGGTTTCACCGATGGTGTCGTGGTCGGTGCCATGCTGGACCGCAATGGCCTGCGCCCCGCCCGCTATTACGTCACCAAGGACAACCAGCTGATCTTGGGCTCTGAAGTGGGCGTGCTGCCCATTCCCCCTGAGAACGTCGCCAAGCTGGGCCGCCTTGAGCCCGGTCGCATGCTCCTGGTGGACACCGCTCAGCAGCGCATCATCAGCGATGACGAGATCAAGCACCAGATCGCTACCGAACACCCCTACCGGGACTGGCTCAACAAGTATCAGGTCCGCCTCGAGGACCTGCCCGCCCCCAAAGCCGAGCAGCTCCACAAGACCGACTACGAGACCATCATCAAGCGCCAGCGCGCCTTCGGCTACACCGATGAGGACCTGCGCCTGATCCTGGCTCCCATGGCCGAGAACGCCATCGAGCCCATTGGCGCCATGGGCACCGACACCCCCCTGGCGGTGCTCTCCAACAAGCCCAAGCTGCTCTACAACTACTTCAAGCAGCTCTTTGCCCAGGTGACCAACCCCCCCATCGACGCCATCCGCGAGGAGCTGATCATCGCCACCGAGGTGATGGTCGGGGCTGACAGCAACCTGCTCAAGCCCACCCCCCAGAACTGCCACCAGCTCCGCCTGGACTACCCCATCCTCACCAATGAGGAGCTGGCCCAGGTCCGCTCCTCCAAGATCCCCGGCTTCGTCACCACCACCCTGCCCTTCCTCTACAAGGCGGGATCGGGCGCCAAGGGCATGGTCCAGGGCTTGGAAGATCTCTTCGCCGCAGCTGACGCCGCCATTGCCCGGGGCATCAACCTGATCGTCCTCTCCGACCGTGGGGTGGACCAGGAGCGGGCGGCTATCCCGGCCCTCCTGGCTGTGGCCGCCCTGCACCACCACTTGGTGCGCAACGGCAGCCGCACCCGCATCGGCCTCATCGTCGAGAGCGGCGAACCCCGTGAGGTCCACCACTTCGCGGCCCTCATCGGCTACGGTGCCACCGCCATCTGCCCCTACTTGGCCTATGAGTCCATCGATAACATGATCATGCTCGGCCAGATCATGACCGTGGACCGCGAGAAGGGCTACAAGAACTACGTCAAGGCGGCCATCAAGGGCGTGGTGAAGACCCTCTCCAAGATGGGCATCTCCACCGTCCAGAGCTACTGCGGCGCCCAGATCTTCGAGGCCGTGGGCATCCACCAGAGTGTCATCGACAAGTACTTCACCAACACCCCCTCCCGCATCGGGGGCGTGGACCTGGAGGTCATCGCCCAGGAGGCGGAGATCCGCCACGAGGCCGGCTATCCCTCCCACCCCACCAACGAGGAGCAGACTCTGGTGGTGGGCGGCGAGTACCAGTGGCGCAAGGAGGGCGAATACCACCTCTGGAACCCCGAAACCATCTACAACCTCCAGCAGGCGGTGTGGACCGGAAGCTACGACACCTTCAAGCAGTACAGCCAGGCCATCAACGAGCAGGACACGAGCCTGAAGACCATTCGCGGTCTCTTCCAGTTCAAGTTCGCCAACCAGCCCATCCCCCTCGAGGAGGTGGAGTCCGTCGAGGCCATCGTCCGGCGTTTCAAGGGCGGTGCCATGAGCTTCGGCTCCATCAGCAAGGAGGCCCACGAGACCATCGCCATCGCCATGAACCGCCTGGGTGGCAAGAGCAACTCCGGCGAAGGCGGCGAGGATCCCGAGCGCTTCAAGCCCCTGGCCAACGGCGACTCCAAGTGCAGCGCCATCAAGCAGGTTGCCTCCGGCCGCTTCGGCGTCACCAGCGACTACCTGGTGAGTGCCAAGGAAATCCAGATCAAGATGGCCCAGGGCGCCAAGCCCGGCGAGGGCGGCCAGCTCCCCGGCCGCAAGGTTTACCCCTGGGTGGCCAAGGAGCGCCACTCCACGCCCGGCGTGGGGCTGATCTCCCCTCCGCCCCACCACGACATCTACTCCATCGAGGATCTGGCCGAGCTGATCCATGACCTGAAGAACGCCAACCGCCGCGCACGCATCAACGTGAAGCTGGTGTCCGAGATCGGTGTGGGCACCATCGCCGCAGGTGTGGCCAAGGCCCACGCGGACGTGGTCCTGGTGAGCGGCTTCGATGGCGGCACCGGCGCCTCCCCCGTGAGCAGCATCAAGCACACCGGCCTTCCCTGGGAGCTGGGCCTCGCGGAAACCCACCAGACCTTGGTGCTCAACAAGCTCCGTGACCGCATCGTGGTGGAGACCGACGGCCAGCTCAAGACCGGCCGGGATGTCGTCGTGGCGGCCCTCCTGGGCGCCGAGGAATACGGTTTCGCCACCACGCTGCTGGTGACCATGGGCTGCGTGCTGCTGCGCGCCTGCCACCTGGACACCTGCGAGGTCGGCGTCGCCACCCAGAACCCCGAGCTCCGCAAGAACTTCAAGGGCAAGCCCGAATACATCGTGAATTTCCTGACCTTCATCGCCCAGGAGGTCCGCGAATACATGGCCCAGCTCGGCTTCCGGACCATCGACGAGATGATCGGCCGCTCGGACTGCCTGGAGATGAAGGAGGCCGTCGATCACTGGAAGGCCAAGGGTCTCGACTACTCCGAACTCCTCTACAGGCCCGACATGGGCAGCGATGTGGCTGTCCGCTGCGTCCAGACCCAGGATCATGGCCTGGAGCAGAGCCTGGACCATCGGGTCCTGCTCGGCCTGGCAGAGCCGGCCCTCGAACGCGGCGAGAAGGTCGAGGCCACCCTCGACATCCACAGCCTCAACCGGGTGGTGGGCACCATCCTGGGCAGTGAGGTGACCCGCAAATACGGCGCCGCTGGGCTCCCCGAGGACACCATCCGCCTCACCTTCCAGGGCTCCGCCGGCCAGAGCTTCGCCGCCTTCGTCCCCAAGGGCATGACCATGCTCCTGGAGGGTGACGCCAACGACTACATCGGCAAAGGCCTCTCCGGCGGCAAGCTGGCAGTCTACCCCCCCAAGAGCGCCACCTTCGTGGCCGAGGAGAACATCATCATCGGCAACGTGGCCTTCTACGGCGCCACCTCTGGTGAGGCCTACATCCGCGGGATGGCCGGCGAGCGGTTCTGCGTGCGCAACTCCGGTGTCACCACGGTGGTCGAGGGCGTGGGCGACCACGGCTGCGAGTATATGACCGGTGGCCGCGTAGTGATCCTGGGCCGCACCGGCCGCAACTTCGCAGCCGGTATGTCCGGAGGCGTGGCCTACGTCTTCGACGAGAAGGGCAGCTTCCCCATCCACTGCAACCAGGAAATGGTGGCCCTCGAAAACCTGACGGCCAAGGATGAAGCCGAGCTGAAATCCCTCATCGAGAACCATGCCTCCGCCACTGGCAGTGCCGTCGCAAAGCGCATCCTGGCCAACTGGGCCGCCTCCCTGCCCAAATTCGTCAAGGTGATGCCCAAGGACTACAAGCGTATGCTCGAGGCCTTCGAGGAGGTCGCCGCCAAGGGCCTCAGCGGTGAGGAGGCCATCATGGCCGCCTTCGAGCTGAACAAGAACGACAAGACCCGCGTCAGCGGCAACTAG
- a CDS encoding glutamate synthase subunit beta has translation MGKPSGFMEINRELPADRDPRERLRDWDEFHLHMSEEGLRSQGARCMDCGIPFCHTGGLFKGMAAGCPVNNLIPEWNDLIYRGMWKQAYERLAKTNNFPEFTGRVCPAPCEGSCTLGIHYPAVTIKNIECSIIDRAFEEGLVQPEPPAHRTGKQVAVVGSGPAGLAAAAQLNKAGHLVTVFERADRVGGLLMYGIPNMKLDKKKVVQRRVDLMASERIKFVTGTEVGKDFPADRLMKEFDAVVLAGGATKPRDLPIEGRQLKGVHFAMEFLTANTANLLNEGEGSAISAQGKDVLVIGGGDTGTDCVGTSLRQGCRSVVQLEIMNRPPETRAESNPWPEWPVVFKQDYGQEEFQALNGHDPRVYQVSAKRFVGDGNGHLKEVHTIQVEWVKDEQGRMMPREVPGSEKVYPAQLVLLAMGFLGPEDQLLEQLGVERDARSNAKAEYGKFATSVTGVFAAGDMRRGQSLVVWAINEGRAAARECDRYLMGTTYLP, from the coding sequence ATGGGCAAGCCTTCTGGATTCATGGAAATCAACCGCGAGCTCCCCGCGGATCGCGACCCCAGGGAACGGCTCCGGGACTGGGACGAGTTCCACCTCCACATGTCAGAGGAGGGCCTCCGCAGCCAGGGTGCGCGGTGCATGGACTGCGGCATCCCCTTCTGCCACACCGGCGGCCTCTTCAAGGGCATGGCCGCCGGATGCCCGGTCAACAACCTCATTCCCGAGTGGAACGACCTCATCTACCGCGGCATGTGGAAGCAGGCCTACGAGCGCCTAGCCAAGACCAACAACTTCCCCGAGTTCACCGGCCGGGTCTGCCCCGCTCCCTGCGAGGGCTCCTGCACCCTGGGCATCCACTACCCCGCCGTGACCATCAAGAACATCGAGTGCTCCATCATCGACCGCGCCTTCGAGGAAGGGCTGGTCCAGCCTGAGCCCCCTGCCCACCGCACGGGCAAGCAGGTGGCCGTGGTGGGCTCCGGCCCCGCCGGTCTGGCCGCCGCTGCCCAGCTCAACAAGGCCGGGCACCTGGTGACGGTCTTCGAGCGCGCTGACCGGGTGGGTGGCCTCCTCATGTATGGCATCCCCAACATGAAGCTGGACAAGAAGAAGGTCGTCCAGCGCCGGGTGGACCTGATGGCCTCCGAGCGCATCAAGTTCGTCACCGGCACCGAGGTCGGCAAGGACTTCCCCGCCGACCGCCTCATGAAGGAGTTCGACGCCGTCGTCCTGGCGGGCGGCGCCACCAAGCCCCGCGATCTCCCCATTGAGGGCCGCCAGCTCAAGGGCGTCCACTTCGCCATGGAGTTCCTCACCGCCAACACCGCCAACCTCCTCAACGAGGGCGAGGGCTCTGCCATTTCCGCCCAGGGCAAGGATGTCCTGGTCATCGGTGGCGGTGACACCGGCACCGACTGCGTGGGTACCTCCCTGCGCCAGGGCTGCCGCAGCGTCGTCCAGCTCGAAATCATGAACCGTCCCCCCGAGACCCGCGCCGAGAGCAACCCCTGGCCCGAGTGGCCCGTGGTCTTCAAACAGGACTACGGCCAGGAGGAGTTCCAGGCCCTCAACGGACACGATCCCCGGGTCTACCAGGTCTCGGCCAAGCGCTTCGTCGGTGATGGGAACGGCCACCTGAAGGAAGTCCACACCATCCAGGTCGAGTGGGTCAAGGATGAGCAGGGCCGCATGATGCCCAGGGAAGTTCCTGGCTCCGAGAAGGTCTACCCTGCCCAGCTCGTGCTCCTGGCCATGGGCTTCCTCGGACCCGAAGACCAGCTCCTCGAGCAGCTCGGCGTGGAGCGTGACGCCCGCAGCAACGCCAAGGCCGAATACGGCAAGTTCGCCACCAGTGTCACCGGCGTCTTCGCCGCGGGTGACATGCGGCGCGGCCAGAGCCTGGTGGTCTGGGCCATCAACGAGGGCCGGGCTGCGGCGCGGGAATGTGACCGCTATCTGATGGGCACCACCTACCTGCCCTGA
- the leuA gene encoding 2-isopropylmalate synthase, translating into MSDRVILFDTTLRDGEQALAASLTVKEKLQIALALEKLGVDVIEAGFPVSSPGDFQSVQAIARQIRDSRVCALSRAMEKDIEAAGEALKVASQFRIHTFISTSTIHVESKLRKGFEDVLEMGVQAVKLARRYTDDVEFSCEDAGRTPIDHLCRMVEGVIEAGATTVNIPDTVGYTLPSEFGGIIKTLFERVPNIHKAVISVHCHDDLGLSVANSIAAIQQGARQIECTMNGLGERAGNCSLEEVAMIIKTRQALLGGLQTGIRHQEIHRTSQLVSRLCNMPIQPNKAIVGSNAFSHSSGIHQDGVLKSKNTYEIITPESIGLAQNVLNLTSRSGRHVIKHHMEVMGYPEGSYDLDQLYTSFLKLADKKGQVHDYDLEALLFYNQLHDEPEHFKLEYLSVQTVAGIMATATVRLKSGETAVAEAATGNGPVDAVYRCINRIVGFDINIDQYELKSKTEGTDALGQVDITADYEGRKFHGMGLATDIVEASAQALVHVINHIHRARQVAEHKERFQKTRMETI; encoded by the coding sequence ATGTCCGACAGAGTGATCCTATTCGACACCACGCTCCGGGATGGGGAGCAGGCCCTCGCCGCCAGCCTGACGGTCAAGGAAAAGCTGCAGATCGCCCTCGCCCTCGAGAAGCTCGGCGTCGATGTCATCGAGGCGGGCTTCCCAGTGTCCTCCCCCGGGGATTTCCAGTCGGTCCAGGCCATTGCCAGGCAGATCCGGGACAGCCGCGTCTGCGCCCTCTCCCGGGCCATGGAGAAGGACATTGAAGCCGCCGGCGAAGCCCTCAAGGTCGCCAGCCAGTTCCGCATTCACACCTTCATCTCCACCTCGACCATCCATGTGGAGAGCAAGCTCCGCAAGGGTTTCGAGGATGTGCTGGAGATGGGCGTGCAGGCAGTGAAGCTCGCCCGCCGCTATACCGATGATGTCGAGTTCTCCTGTGAGGACGCGGGCCGTACCCCCATCGACCACCTCTGCCGCATGGTGGAGGGGGTCATCGAGGCCGGTGCCACCACGGTGAACATCCCCGACACCGTGGGCTACACCCTGCCCAGCGAGTTCGGCGGCATCATCAAGACCCTCTTCGAGCGGGTTCCCAACATCCACAAGGCCGTCATCTCCGTGCACTGCCATGACGACCTGGGCCTCTCGGTGGCCAACTCCATTGCCGCGATCCAGCAGGGCGCGCGCCAGATCGAGTGCACCATGAACGGCCTGGGTGAGCGGGCGGGCAACTGCTCCCTTGAGGAAGTGGCCATGATCATCAAGACCCGTCAGGCCCTCCTGGGGGGCCTCCAGACCGGGATCCGCCACCAGGAGATCCACCGCACCAGCCAGCTGGTGAGCCGCCTCTGCAACATGCCCATCCAGCCCAACAAGGCCATCGTGGGATCCAATGCCTTCAGCCACTCCTCCGGCATCCACCAGGATGGTGTGCTGAAGTCCAAGAACACCTACGAGATCATCACCCCCGAGAGCATCGGCCTCGCCCAGAACGTGCTGAACCTGACCTCCCGCTCCGGGCGCCATGTCATCAAGCACCACATGGAGGTCATGGGCTACCCCGAGGGCAGCTATGACCTCGACCAGCTCTACACGAGCTTCCTCAAGCTCGCCGACAAGAAGGGCCAGGTCCATGACTACGATCTGGAGGCCCTGCTCTTCTACAACCAGCTCCACGATGAGCCTGAGCACTTCAAGCTGGAATACCTCAGCGTCCAGACCGTAGCCGGGATCATGGCCACCGCCACCGTGCGCCTCAAGTCCGGTGAGACCGCCGTGGCCGAGGCCGCCACGGGCAACGGCCCGGTGGATGCGGTCTACCGCTGCATCAACCGCATCGTGGGCTTCGACATCAACATCGACCAGTACGAACTGAAGAGCAAGACCGAGGGAACGGATGCCCTGGGCCAGGTGGACATCACCGCCGATTACGAAGGCCGCAAGTTCCACGGCATGGGCCTGGCTACCGACATCGTCGAAGCCTCCGCCCAGGCCCTGGTCCATGTCATCAACCACATCCATCGTGCCCGGCAGGTGGCCGAGCACAAGGAACGCTTCCAGAAGACCCGCATGGAGACCATCTGA
- the leuB gene encoding 3-isopropylmalate dehydrogenase — MSSTYKIAVLPGDGIGPEVMNEAIKVLAKVQEAFGFKLDYSWHDVGGAAIDKHGCPLPESTVKACETSDAVLFGSVGGPKWEHLPPNQQPERGALLPLRAHFKLFCNLRPAQIHAGLNHLSPLRADISQRGFDIVCVRELTGGIYFGQPKGREGEGANERAFDTEVYHRYEIERIARIAFESARLRRKKVTSVDKANVLQSSILWRQVVSEIAKDYPDVELSHIYIDNATMQLVKDPAQFDVMLCSNIFGDILSDECAMITGSMGMLPSASLNESGFGLYEPAGGSAPDIAGKGIANPVAQILSAALMLRYSLKQEAAAQAIERAIAETLAEGFLTGDLAAGGTQHPIQKTADMGSQIAARIRPL; from the coding sequence ATGAGCAGCACCTATAAGATCGCGGTACTGCCCGGGGACGGCATCGGCCCCGAGGTGATGAATGAGGCCATCAAGGTTCTGGCCAAGGTCCAGGAGGCCTTTGGCTTCAAGCTCGATTACTCCTGGCACGATGTGGGCGGAGCGGCCATCGACAAGCACGGCTGCCCCCTCCCGGAGAGCACCGTCAAGGCCTGTGAGACCTCCGATGCGGTCCTCTTCGGCTCTGTAGGCGGCCCCAAGTGGGAGCACCTGCCCCCCAACCAGCAGCCCGAGCGCGGTGCCCTCCTGCCCCTTCGGGCCCACTTCAAGCTCTTCTGCAACCTGCGCCCTGCCCAGATCCATGCCGGACTGAACCACCTCAGTCCCCTTCGGGCTGACATCTCCCAGCGCGGTTTCGATATTGTCTGCGTCCGTGAGCTGACCGGCGGCATCTACTTCGGCCAGCCCAAGGGACGCGAGGGCGAAGGGGCGAACGAGCGGGCCTTCGATACCGAGGTCTACCACCGCTATGAGATCGAGCGGATCGCCCGCATCGCCTTCGAGAGCGCCCGCCTGCGCCGGAAGAAGGTGACCTCCGTGGACAAGGCCAACGTGCTCCAGAGCTCCATCCTCTGGCGCCAGGTGGTCTCCGAGATCGCCAAGGACTATCCCGATGTGGAACTCAGCCACATCTACATCGACAACGCCACCATGCAGCTGGTGAAGGATCCCGCCCAGTTCGATGTGATGCTCTGCTCCAACATCTTCGGCGACATCCTCTCCGACGAGTGCGCCATGATCACCGGTTCCATGGGCATGCTGCCCTCAGCCAGTCTGAACGAGAGCGGCTTCGGCCTCTATGAACCCGCGGGCGGCTCCGCCCCGGACATCGCGGGCAAGGGCATCGCCAACCCCGTGGCCCAGATCCTGAGCGCCGCCCTCATGCTCCGCTACAGCCTCAAGCAGGAGGCCGCAGCCCAGGCCATCGAGCGCGCCATCGCCGAGACGCTGGCCGAGGGTTTCCTCACCGGTGACCTCGCTGCGGGCGGTACCCAGCATCCCATCCAGAAGACCGCTGATATGGGCAGCCAGATCGCCGCCCGCATTCGCCCCCTTTGA